A portion of the Candidatus Eremiobacteraceae bacterium genome contains these proteins:
- the gyrA gene encoding DNA gyrase subunit A — MAGTALTPKDDDQSREGRGKKIKPEISLDEYRHSTPSDRIIGVNVEDEMRRSYLDYAMSVIVARALPDVRDGLKPVHRRILFAMSQLGLNPDKPHRKCAGTVGEVLKNYHPHGDVSVYDALVRMAQNFSLRYPLIDGHGNFGSVDGDPPAAMRYTEARITPFALEMLADIDKETVDFVPNYDASTREPSLLPGRVPNLLVNGSSGIAVGMATNIPPHNLTEICDALVAIIDDREIADEAVLKIVTGPDFPTAGLILGREGIRQSYLTGRGSIIMRGKHEFEELRGGRQAIVITEIPFQVNKARLIETMAQLVTDKKVSGISDLRDESDRKGMRIVIELKRDAQPQLLMNQLYKHTPLQTSFGVNNVALVDGAPRTLSLRQMLDAFVAHRKIVITRRSQYELRKAKERAHILEGYRIALDHIDAIIKLIRASQTTEDARSGLMKTFELSEIQANAILDLRLQRLVALERQKIEDEYLQLLKTIANLEEILRSERRVYAIVKDETLAIKKKFGDKRRTQIVEAEGEFEIEDLIPDTDVVITVTDVGYVKRQNVDTFRAQNRGGKGITGVNLKKEDVPRHLFAATTHQQIMFFTNRGRVYRLPAYQIPDASRQARGTALINLLTLPPGETVTAVLPVKRNDADGYLVMATKKGYIKKTKLGDFQNVRRNGLIAINLMDGDELLHVVQTDGKAELVLATTGGYAIRFEEKTVRPMGRAVRGVRAVRLGAKDRVQALDVVTAERREVLVLTSKGYGKRTDIDLYRKTNRGGKGIKTFNKTEKNGEIIEQMLVKPDDEIMCVDSSGVVIRVRVFEIRETGRSAQGVRVKKVDEGIELIAATNIGKHEESAEKIVSS, encoded by the coding sequence GTGGCCGGTACTGCTTTGACGCCCAAAGACGACGACCAATCCCGCGAGGGTCGCGGCAAGAAAATCAAGCCTGAAATCAGCTTGGACGAATACCGCCACTCAACGCCGTCGGACCGGATCATCGGCGTCAACGTCGAAGACGAGATGCGCCGGTCGTACCTAGATTACGCCATGAGCGTGATCGTGGCGCGCGCGCTTCCCGACGTCCGCGATGGCCTCAAGCCCGTACATAGGCGGATCCTGTTCGCCATGTCGCAGCTCGGGCTCAACCCCGATAAACCGCATCGCAAATGCGCCGGCACGGTCGGCGAAGTGCTTAAGAACTACCATCCGCACGGTGACGTCTCGGTTTACGACGCTCTCGTACGCATGGCGCAGAATTTCAGTCTCCGCTACCCGCTCATCGACGGCCACGGCAACTTCGGCTCGGTCGACGGCGATCCGCCTGCCGCCATGCGCTACACCGAAGCGCGCATCACGCCGTTTGCGCTCGAGATGTTGGCCGACATCGACAAAGAGACCGTCGATTTCGTCCCCAACTACGATGCCTCCACGCGCGAGCCGTCGCTGCTGCCGGGGCGCGTGCCGAATCTTCTCGTGAATGGATCGTCGGGCATCGCGGTGGGCATGGCCACCAACATCCCGCCTCACAACCTCACCGAGATCTGCGATGCGCTGGTCGCCATCATCGACGACCGCGAGATCGCCGACGAAGCCGTCCTCAAGATCGTGACCGGCCCCGATTTCCCCACCGCGGGCCTCATCCTCGGGCGCGAGGGCATCCGTCAGAGCTACCTCACCGGCCGCGGCTCCATCATCATGCGCGGCAAGCACGAGTTCGAAGAATTGCGCGGCGGCAGACAGGCCATCGTCATCACCGAGATTCCGTTCCAGGTGAACAAGGCCCGCCTCATCGAGACCATGGCCCAACTTGTAACCGACAAAAAAGTGTCTGGCATCTCCGACCTGCGCGACGAGAGCGATCGCAAAGGCATGCGCATCGTCATCGAACTCAAACGCGACGCGCAACCGCAGTTGTTGATGAACCAGCTCTACAAACACACGCCGCTGCAAACGAGCTTCGGCGTGAACAATGTCGCGCTCGTGGATGGCGCGCCGCGCACGCTTTCACTGCGGCAGATGCTCGACGCGTTCGTCGCACATCGTAAGATCGTGATCACGCGGCGTTCGCAGTACGAATTGCGTAAGGCCAAGGAACGGGCGCACATCCTCGAGGGCTATCGCATAGCGCTCGACCACATCGACGCCATCATCAAGCTCATCCGCGCATCGCAGACCACCGAAGACGCGCGATCGGGCCTCATGAAGACGTTCGAGCTGTCGGAGATCCAAGCCAACGCCATCCTCGATCTGCGCCTCCAGCGCCTCGTCGCACTCGAGCGGCAGAAAATCGAAGACGAATACCTCCAGCTTCTCAAGACCATCGCAAACCTGGAAGAGATCTTACGAAGCGAGCGTCGGGTGTACGCGATCGTCAAAGACGAAACGCTCGCGATCAAAAAGAAGTTCGGCGACAAGCGCCGCACGCAAATCGTGGAAGCCGAAGGCGAATTCGAGATCGAGGATCTCATCCCGGATACCGATGTCGTCATCACCGTCACCGATGTCGGCTATGTCAAACGCCAGAATGTGGACACGTTCCGCGCGCAAAATCGCGGCGGCAAGGGCATCACCGGCGTCAATCTGAAAAAGGAAGATGTTCCGCGCCACCTCTTCGCGGCCACCACACATCAGCAGATCATGTTCTTCACCAATCGCGGGCGCGTCTATCGCCTGCCGGCGTATCAGATCCCCGATGCGTCGCGCCAAGCCCGCGGCACCGCGCTCATCAATCTGCTCACGCTGCCGCCGGGCGAGACGGTCACCGCGGTGTTGCCGGTGAAGCGCAACGATGCCGACGGCTATCTCGTCATGGCCACGAAAAAAGGCTACATTAAGAAGACGAAACTTGGCGACTTCCAAAACGTCCGGCGCAACGGCCTCATCGCGATAAACCTGATGGATGGCGACGAACTGCTGCACGTGGTGCAGACCGACGGCAAAGCGGAGCTCGTGCTGGCCACCACCGGCGGGTACGCCATCCGTTTCGAAGAGAAGACCGTGCGCCCCATGGGCCGCGCCGTCCGCGGCGTCCGCGCGGTCAGGCTCGGCGCGAAGGATCGCGTGCAAGCGCTCGACGTGGTGACGGCGGAACGCCGCGAGGTCCTCGTGCTCACGAGCAAAGGCTACGGCAAGCGCACCGACATCGATCTCTACCGCAAGACCAACCGGGGCGGCAAGGGAATAAAGACGTTCAACAAAACCGAGAAGAACGGCGAGATCATCGAACAGATGCTGGTCAAGCCGGACGATGAGATCATGTGCGTCGATAGTTCGGGCGTCGTCATCAGGGTTCGAGTGTTTGAGATCCGCGAAACCGGCCGCTCTGCGCAGGGCGTACGAGTCAAAAAGGTCGATGAGGGAATCGAATTGATCGCGGCCACGAACATCGGCAAACACGAGGAAAGCGCGGAGAAGATCGTTTCTAGTTAA
- the tsaB gene encoding tRNA (adenosine(37)-N6)-threonylcarbamoyltransferase complex dimerization subunit type 1 TsaB, producing MTPEKVTLGIDTAGGVAAAALTSDAHGVSTTDSQALEGLLPCVRRALASIDRELSAVSAIAVCIGPGSFTGLRIGVAFAKSLAQALGVAAVGISSFDIVTSVRAAIEGAPPRVAVVQGKRGFYYARIATPIDTPPIAVAGDRGVLIDAAREALGTQAGESELAGALAAVDCGPDVRAVAAARLGRAALDAGASGDWRCLAIEYGQRPNAVVNWELRHGPA from the coding sequence GTGACGCCGGAAAAGGTCACGCTCGGCATCGATACCGCCGGCGGCGTCGCCGCCGCTGCGCTCACATCCGACGCGCATGGAGTTTCGACGACTGACAGTCAGGCGCTCGAGGGATTGTTGCCGTGCGTGCGCCGCGCACTGGCGTCCATCGATCGCGAGCTTTCCGCGGTGAGCGCGATCGCGGTCTGCATCGGGCCCGGGTCGTTCACCGGATTGCGCATCGGCGTCGCGTTTGCCAAAAGTTTAGCGCAGGCGCTCGGCGTCGCGGCCGTCGGGATCTCGTCGTTCGACATCGTGACCTCAGTACGCGCTGCGATCGAAGGCGCGCCACCTCGCGTCGCGGTCGTCCAAGGAAAGCGCGGATTCTACTACGCTAGGATTGCCACGCCAATCGACACCCCGCCGATCGCCGTCGCCGGAGACCGCGGCGTTCTCATAGATGCTGCGCGTGAGGCGCTGGGCACTCAGGCGGGCGAATCGGAACTCGCCGGTGCGCTCGCAGCAGTCGATTGCGGCCCGGACGTGCGGGCGGTCGCCGCGGCAAGGCTCGGCCGCGCCGCGCTCGACGCCGGCGCGAGCGGCGACTGGCGCTGCCTCGCGATCGAATACGGGCAGCGCCCAAACGCGGTGGTGAATTGGGAGCTACGTCACGGCCCGGCGTAG
- the yqeK gene encoding bis(5'-nucleosyl)-tetraphosphatase (symmetrical) YqeK, translating to MRDRVPRDRYRHCLSVARSAEKLAGRHGASALKARVAGVLHDVARAWSNADLLGYAVAHGMRVSEPERAHPVLLHAQIGADIAQHEFGIEDTEILGAIKRHTVAVPGMSRLEMIVYEADTFEPGRTFPGRAMLEAAAQNSLDVGLLACVASSLDHLKSRRIPPSPETLALYDELVNMYGRTS from the coding sequence ATGCGCGATCGCGTACCGCGAGATCGTTATCGTCATTGCTTGAGCGTGGCGCGATCGGCCGAGAAGTTGGCCGGCCGGCACGGCGCGTCCGCATTGAAGGCGCGGGTCGCCGGGGTGCTGCACGATGTCGCGCGGGCGTGGAGCAACGCCGATCTGCTGGGATATGCGGTCGCGCACGGGATGCGCGTGAGCGAACCGGAGCGTGCCCATCCCGTTCTCTTGCACGCACAGATCGGCGCCGATATCGCGCAGCATGAATTCGGCATTGAAGATACGGAGATTCTCGGCGCGATCAAGCGGCATACGGTCGCCGTTCCGGGCATGAGCCGCTTGGAGATGATCGTGTACGAGGCTGATACGTTCGAACCTGGCCGGACCTTTCCGGGCCGCGCGATGCTCGAAGCCGCCGCCCAGAACTCGCTCGATGTGGGCCTGCTCGCCTGCGTCGCATCGTCGTTGGACCACCTGAAGTCGCGCCGGATACCGCCGTCGCCGGAAACACTCGCTCTCTACGATGAATTGGTGAACATGTATGGCCGTACGTCCTAA
- a CDS encoding acyl-CoA dehydrogenase family protein, which produces MAVATTDQGLNFELPGDLKLLKSSIREFVEKELWPLTNHLEEHDEIPKLAIDKMKEMGLFGLPFSEEFGGAGLGELGYCVALEELGRANSAFSNLIGAHCSIGVMALYLDGDKALKEKYMPVLCAGEKLGCFALSEPAAGSDAANIQTAARKDGDVYILNGVKHFITSGDIADFATVFAVTDKSLGARGGITAFWVDLNQAGVTRGKKDAKMGLYGSHTCELIFQDAKVPADHVIGKVGMGFVTAMKTLDMGRLSLGAGCVGGSQILLEKAIAHAKERVQFGKPIAKQQAVQFMIADIATEIYAARNMVYNGAWKADRGERFSLEAAMVKRYCSDMAIRVVDRVLQIHGGMGFMKETGIERAYRDARILAIYEGTNEIQRMIIAEELLK; this is translated from the coding sequence ATGGCTGTCGCAACCACCGATCAAGGTCTCAACTTCGAATTGCCGGGAGATCTCAAGCTACTCAAGAGCTCCATCCGGGAATTTGTCGAAAAGGAGCTGTGGCCGCTCACCAACCATCTTGAAGAACACGACGAGATACCAAAACTCGCCATCGACAAGATGAAAGAGATGGGCCTTTTCGGCTTGCCGTTCTCCGAAGAATTCGGCGGTGCCGGTTTGGGAGAGCTCGGCTATTGCGTCGCGCTCGAAGAGCTAGGCCGCGCGAACTCTGCGTTTTCCAATCTTATCGGGGCGCACTGCAGCATCGGCGTCATGGCGCTGTATCTCGACGGCGACAAGGCGCTCAAAGAAAAATATATGCCGGTTTTGTGCGCTGGCGAAAAGCTCGGCTGTTTCGCGCTCTCCGAACCTGCAGCCGGCTCCGACGCGGCGAACATCCAAACCGCGGCGCGAAAGGACGGCGACGTCTACATCCTCAACGGCGTCAAACACTTCATCACCAGCGGCGATATCGCCGACTTCGCAACGGTTTTCGCGGTCACCGACAAGAGCCTCGGCGCGCGCGGCGGCATCACTGCGTTCTGGGTCGATCTCAATCAAGCCGGCGTCACGCGCGGCAAGAAAGATGCGAAGATGGGGCTGTACGGCAGCCACACCTGCGAACTCATCTTCCAAGACGCCAAGGTTCCGGCCGATCACGTCATCGGCAAAGTCGGCATGGGTTTCGTCACCGCGATGAAGACGCTCGACATGGGCCGGCTTTCGCTCGGCGCGGGATGCGTAGGCGGTTCGCAGATCTTGCTCGAAAAAGCGATCGCACATGCGAAAGAGCGCGTGCAGTTCGGCAAGCCCATCGCCAAACAGCAAGCCGTACAATTCATGATCGCCGATATCGCGACCGAGATCTACGCCGCGCGCAACATGGTCTACAACGGCGCGTGGAAGGCAGATCGCGGCGAGCGGTTTTCGCTTGAGGCAGCGATGGTGAAGCGGTATTGTTCGGACATGGCCATTCGGGTCGTCGATCGCGTGCTCCAGATCCACGGCGGAATGGGCTTCATGAAAGAGACCGGCATCGAACGAGCCTATCGAGACGCGCGCATCCTTGCCATCTACGAAGGGACGAACGAAATCCAGCGCATGATCATCGCCGAGGAATTGCTGAAGTAG
- the rsfS gene encoding ribosome silencing factor: MAVRPKKKPLTRITTRQRESLAPARDGIASVREPVGSLTEAQVKRLAEACRKAAADKKADDIVVIDIRKKASFADFFVLATGRSIIQARAVADAVVEASETTFGAPVRTEGYKDGAWILVDYGAVIVHVFTPQARDFYNLERLWGKPAATRK; the protein is encoded by the coding sequence ATGGCCGTACGTCCTAAGAAGAAGCCGCTGACGCGCATCACGACCCGGCAGCGCGAATCGCTCGCGCCTGCCCGCGATGGGATCGCTTCGGTGCGCGAACCGGTGGGCTCTTTGACGGAGGCGCAGGTGAAGCGTCTTGCCGAAGCCTGCCGTAAGGCTGCGGCCGATAAAAAGGCGGACGATATCGTCGTGATCGATATCCGCAAGAAGGCGTCGTTTGCCGATTTCTTCGTGTTGGCGACCGGCCGGTCCATCATCCAGGCTCGCGCCGTGGCCGATGCGGTGGTCGAGGCGAGCGAGACGACGTTCGGGGCTCCGGTCCGCACCGAAGGTTACAAAGACGGCGCCTGGATCTTGGTCGATTACGGCGCGGTCATCGTTCACGTGTTCACGCCGCAGGCGCGCGACTTTTACAATCTGGAGCGGCTGTGGGGCAAACCCGCCGCGACGAGGAAATAA
- the tsaE gene encoding tRNA (adenosine(37)-N6)-threonylcarbamoyltransferase complex ATPase subunit type 1 TsaE, with protein MKIQDLADEAQTRELGAELARSCPPGSVVLLRGPLGAGKTTLADGFIVALGGSRATSPTFTLAHRHDGARMPLWHLDLYRLDDPEDVDDLDLEQYLPSDGIAVVEWPERAGDVWPEDRIDVTLSVVGDARRATIAAYGRCATAIA; from the coding sequence GTGAAGATTCAGGACCTGGCCGACGAAGCGCAGACGCGGGAGCTTGGCGCCGAATTGGCGCGCTCGTGCCCGCCGGGCTCGGTCGTGCTCCTGCGCGGCCCGCTTGGCGCGGGCAAGACCACGCTCGCGGATGGATTTATCGTGGCACTCGGCGGCTCGCGGGCGACGAGCCCCACTTTCACCCTCGCGCATCGCCATGACGGCGCGCGGATGCCGCTTTGGCATCTCGATCTTTACCGTCTCGACGACCCTGAAGACGTCGACGACCTCGACCTCGAGCAATATCTTCCTTCAGACGGCATCGCGGTTGTGGAGTGGCCGGAGCGGGCGGGTGATGTGTGGCCCGAAGACCGGATCGACGTCACATTGAGCGTCGTCGGCGATGCGCGGCGCGCGACGATCGCGGCATACGGCCGCTGCGCGACGGCCATTGCGTGA
- the rimI gene encoding ribosomal protein S18-alanine N-acetyltransferase, with protein sequence MTIVKSPPRDLSIEPMSVDDIPTVLNVEALCFPTPWPRNAFQNELTDNRLAHYFVGRADEGIVAYGGLWVILEDAHITTIAVHPSHQRRGFGERLLVALLEESIGRGACWVTLEVRESNQGAQNLYKKYGFTVVNTRRGYYSDNDENALVMWAGNLKGEIFRNRLAALKAGLG encoded by the coding sequence ATGACCATCGTGAAGTCGCCGCCCCGGGATTTGAGCATCGAGCCCATGAGTGTCGATGACATACCCACCGTCCTCAACGTCGAGGCGCTCTGCTTTCCCACGCCTTGGCCGCGCAACGCCTTTCAAAACGAGCTCACCGACAATCGGCTCGCACACTACTTCGTGGGGCGGGCCGACGAGGGAATCGTCGCCTACGGCGGCCTTTGGGTGATTCTTGAAGACGCCCACATCACGACGATCGCCGTGCATCCGTCGCACCAGCGTCGCGGTTTTGGCGAGCGCCTACTCGTCGCGCTGCTCGAAGAGTCGATCGGGCGCGGCGCGTGCTGGGTGACGCTCGAAGTCCGCGAGTCGAATCAGGGCGCCCAGAACCTCTATAAGAAGTATGGCTTCACCGTTGTGAACACGCGGCGTGGCTACTACTCGGATAACGACGAGAACGCGCTGGTCATGTGGGCGGGCAATCTCAAGGGCGAGATCTTCCGCAATCGCCTCGCAGCCCTGAAAGCGGGCTTGGGCTGA